GGTAAATCTCCTGTAAATAAACAGTGGCAAAAAAGCCTTGATGGAGGAAAAACATGGTCAGATATCAGCGGAGCCACCGATACATTTCTTGTGTTGACAAATATTCAGAAAAGCCAGGATGGCTGGAAATACAGGATAAGATTGTTAAATGAGTGCCTGAATGTTGAATTTTCAGATCCTGTTACCATAAGGGTTGATCAGGGGTTTCATTTTGATGTTTTACCCTCGGGTTTCACTACCTGTATTGGCGATTCAGCCGGATTAAAGGCAAAGGTTACATCGCTGCTGCCTTATTCTTTTACCTGGCAGAAGAGCACCGATACAGTTAATTGGCTGGACATTTCAGGCGCACACGACACCCTTTTGATATTTGATAGTCTGGTTTTCAGTGATATAGGTTATTACAGGCTTCATGCATGGAATGCCTGTGTCAGTGATACGGCTACTGCTCACACAAAAGTCATTGTTCATCCACCGCTCAGCATTGATTTAACTGCCTCACAAGATACAATTTGTTATGGAGAAGCCATATTTTTGACAGGAAACACTTCCGGTGGTGACTCAACAGCATATTTTTATGTGTGGGACAATATTGGCGGGAATAATAACAAGGCGACAGCCACGCTTTATCAGACAGGCAGATTTTTTATTACAGTGTATGATAACTGTTCCCTTTACCCGGTAACTGATTCAATTGAAATAACCGTCAGGCAGGAAATCAATGTAAAAATAAAAGCTTCTTCTGATACGATTTGTCAGGGAGAAGAGGTTGTTGTAAAGGCTATGGCAAGTGGCGGAAATGAAAACTATTATTATTTGTGGAGTACAGGATCCCAATCCGATTCAATCATCGCCATGCCCATGCATGATACGGTTTTTAAAGTGGTGATCACCGATAGCTGTTCTTCCAATATGGCCAGCGACAGCATTGTTGTTTATGTCAGAAAGCCATTGGGTATTGATATTACTACTCTTTCAGATACCGTCTGTTATGGAACACAGGTGATATTTTCTGCAAGTCCTTCGGGTGGGTATTTCCCCGGCTATCAGGTTCAATGGAATACAGGAAGCCTTGGTTATCAGTCATCATTTACAGCGGATACTTCACTGTGGATCAAGGCAACTCTGGAAGATAACTGTACGGTGAAAGAAGCAAGCGATAGCTTTTGGCTGGTCGTCAGAGAACCCCTGAAAATTAAACTTAGCTCAGACTTTGATACCCTTTGTTCAGGGAATAACCTGAATGTTTTTGCTGTTGCCTCAGGCGGAATAAAGCAAAATTATCTTTTCACATGGGAAAATCTGGCAGTAAATGATACTTTCGTTTCAGAAAAAATATATTTCAGCAAAAAATACATTGTTCATCTGTCTGATGCCTGTACAATACCATCAGCTACGGATTCCTTATCAGTATTTGTATGGCCCCCGCTTAAAATTCAACTGACAGCCAGTGATGATACTTTATGCGTGGGTCAGTCAGTAAATCTTAAAGCGAAAGCTTCGGGAGGAGATACCACATCTTACAGTTTTATCTGGAACTATGCGGGAGACAATAGCCCCGATCAAAGCTTTAAAGTTTTTGAAAACACTTTTTTCAAGGTGGTTTTGAAGGATGATTGCTCGGAAAAAAATGCTGAAGACTCTGTTAAGATTTTTGTCCATGAGATAAATGCCGGGTGGAAGTATAATGAAATAACCTTCAGAAATGTACTTTTTGAACCTGAAGACACTAATGCAGTGAAATACCATTGGGATTTTGGTGATTCAACTTCTTCTGCTGATAAAAAACCACAACATTTATACAAACAAAACGGAACTTTTCACGTTTGCCTGACTGTTTTCAATCATGAGGGTTGTGATTCAAGCTACTGTCAGGATATTTATGTTGAAAATCCAACAATTGGAGATCAAAGGAATTTAAGAAATATCAGTGTTTTTCCAAATCCCGGAAAGGGTCATTTTACTGTTTTGAACAGCAGTGGCAGTGATGATTATAAATTTATGTTACTAAATGCTTTAGGAGAGATAGTGCAGGAAGGCAGAGTCAGGCGGCATGAAAGTATTGAGTCCGGAACATTAAGCAAGGGCTTGTATATCCTGCTTTTATTAAATGAGAAAGAACAGATTTCAATCAAAGTTATTGTAGAATAGAAATGCAGATCAATCATTTAGGAAAAGACCATTCACTGATTGGCAGTTTCATGGCCGAGCTGAGAGATGTTGTCATTCAGCAGGACAAATTTCGTTTCAGAACAAACATTGAAAGACTGGGGAAGATTTTAGCTTACGAAGTGAGCAAAACCCTGACCTTTGAGCCAATAAAAGTAAAGACACCATTAGGTGAAAAAATAGTATTTGTTCCGAAAGATAAAATAGTCATTGCCAGTATTTTAAGGGCAGGATTGCCTCTTCATCAGGGTATTTTGTCCTATTTCGATAAAGCTGAAAACATTTTCATTGCGGCATACAGAAAACACACAGAGGGCTACGACTTTGATATTCAGCTTGATTATGTCTCGGGCCCTTCTGTTGAACAAAAAATACTGATTCTTGCCGATCCAATGCTCGCAACGGCTTCATCACTGGTGAAAGTTTACAGGACGTTGACGAAGGAAACAAAACCACTTCATACACACATTGTATCTGTTATTTCTGCTGTTCAGGGAATCAGATTACTTGAAAATGAACTGAAAGGGGAAAATGTTTCTGTCTGGACCTGCGCAATTGATGAAGAATTAGACCAGAAATCATACATTGTACCTGGTCTCGGAGATGCAGGGGATCTGGCATTTGGGGAGAAACTTTAATCCGTCTTTTTCCTTAAAGATGAATCGGGTTTACTTTTGCAGCGTTTGATAAAAAGTAATGTCGAGGCATAAGCAACGAAAATTCAATGAATTAGCGGGATTTGAGAATTTTTACGCTAATCCTTTTTCTTTCAAAGGAGTGTGGAGCGAAAAGGTTTTTTCAAATCAAAGGCCAATAACGCTTGAGTTAGGATGTGGAAAAGGAGAGTTTAGTCTGCAACTTGGGAAACAGTTTCCTGAAAGAAACTTTATCGGTATCGACCTCGATGGAGCAAGGCTTTGGCGGGCTGCTAAAAATGCATTGGCAGAATGCCTTTCGAATGTCGCTTTTATTCAGATGAATATTGATAAAATAGAAGAAGCATTCGCCCCCGGAGAAGTCAGTGAAATCTGGATTCCTTTTCCTGATCCCTATCCCAAACCCAGTAAGTGGAAAAAAAGACTCATTTCAACAGTTTTTCTGGAACGCTATAAGAAGATCATTCAGAATGGCAGCATTTTACACTTTAAAACAGACAACAGTCATTTATTTGATTTTGGAATAAAAAGCATACAAGAGTCAGGCTATTTAATAATTTCTCAAACCAACGACCTTTACCATTCTCCCTTACAGAACGAGTTCAATACGATACCTTCTTATTTTGAAAGTATTTTTATGGCAAAAGGTGAGAGCATAAAATATGTAATGTTTAAGTTTGTGGATGAAAAATAATAAGTTGCAATAAGCGTTCAGCGTCTTTAATGTAATTCTTCTGTTTATATCCCTGTCATTAATAATCAATCCAGTTGTTTGAAAATATCACGGATGATTGATCTGGAAATTTTGTCAAGTGGAACAATGGCCATGGTAAGAACGCTAAAAGCAACACGTTCGTCATTTTCATCCCGGGTATCAATTTGCCAGACCTGAGTAGTAAAACCTTGATGCAGCGGTGTTGCGGTTGCAAAAACATATCCGCTTCTGACAGCTTTGATATGATTAATTTTCATTTCAAGCCCGACACAATAATAGTTTTCCCTGTCGATGGAAAGATATGCAGCCATACTTCCTGTCATTTCAGCAAGGGCAGCAGAAGCACCTCCATGCATCAGTCTTAGTGGCTGAACAGTTCTGCTGTCAACTGGCATTCTTGCCTTCAGATAAAGGGGTGTTACTTCGATATATTCGATGCCGAGGCTTTCAGACAATGTGTTTTTATTGGTCATATTTAATTTTTCGACCGGGTATGAGGTGTCTATCATAATAATACAATAATTTTGGCGGTTCAAAAAAAATGTAAAGATAGCAACAAGTGACAAATCAACCCGGTGAAAAATTTATTTATCTGATAAGACATGGAGAAACCGACTTCAACAAAAAGGGATATTTGCAGGGATCCAGCATTGATGCATCCTTAAACGAAAAAGGCCGGATACAGGCGGAACATTTTTATCATAAGTATAAAAACGTGTCTTTTGACAAGATATATACTTCGGTGCTGAAAAGAAGTATAGAAAGTGTTCAAATGTTTATAAATCAAGGAATACCCCATGAGTCTTTTGCAGAGCTGAATGAGATCAACTGGGGAGAAATGGAAGGGAAGCTTTTAACCCCGGCTGCATGGATTAAACTGAGAAGAATTGCCAGGCGATGGGGGCAGGGATATACAAATGAAAAAATCCGGATGGGAGAAAGTCCTGAAGACGTTGCACGAAGGCAAAGGAAGGTGCTGGAGTTGATTTTATCAAGGCAAAGCGAAAGAAACATACTGATATGTATGCATGGCAGGGCACTTCGGATTTTTATCTGCCTTTTGATGAACCTGCCGATCAGCGAAATGGACAAATTTCCGCATTCAAATCTGGGGTTATATCTGATGAAGTATGATTATCAACTGAAAAAAGCAGAGATTTTAATCAGAAATGAGCATCATCATGAAAAAAGCAGTTAAATTTGAGCATTTATTAATTTTCAGGCATACTAAGGTATGTATTTTGTATAATCAAACATCGTCTTAAGTTTGTCATGAAATTATCAACAAAAAATTAAGTATATGAAAAAGATTCTTGTTTTACCGTTTGTCATGTTGGTGAGCCTGGTTTTTGCACAGGAAAATAACCCCAATGCAAATGCTGTTGGCCCGAAAATTCAGTTTGAAGAAAAATCCCATGATTTTGGGGAAATTACAGAAGGGACTTATGCCACTTTTGTTTTTAATTTCACCAATGTAGGAGACAAGCCGCTGTTATTAAAGGATGTAAGACCATCGTGCGGCTGTACAGCTTCGGAATGGACGAGGGAACCGGTTATGCCAGGTGAAAAAGGAATGATTAAGGCTGTGTTTAATTCAAATGGGTATGGCGGAAGAGAGTTTTTTAAATCCATTACAGTTACTTTCAATGCAAATGAAAACAATACGGAAGTAATCTTTTTCAAGGGAAAAGTTAAACCCAAGCCAGCAGAGCCTGAAACACCCCAATCACCTGTAAGAATTGACAAATAAATTTTAAAGCTATGAAAAACATATTGTTAGCGATTTCAATTTTTGTATTTTTATCAGGTGCCAATGCACAGCAAAAGACCTCAGCAACCAAAAGTCCGAAACCTGATATTTATTTTGAAAATCCATCCTATGATTTCGGCACTATTAACGAGGGTACATCCGTTGAAATGACATTCAAGTTTTTTAATTCCGGAAAAGCTCCCTTGTTATTGAAAAACGTTAAACCTGCATGTGGATGTACAGCTTCAGATTGGCCAAAAGAGCCCATCATGCCCGGAAAGTCAGGAGAAATTAAAGCCACCTTTCATTCCAATGGATATAAGGGACAGAATGTTCATAAATCCATTACTGTAACCACCAATGTGGATGATAACGGGTCGGACAAAGTAATAGTCTTATATTTTAAAGGTTTTGTGAAATAATTTCATACCTTTACATCCTGAAAAAATCTTTAAATCCGGAAATATGAAGGCATTTTTTATTATTATTGCAATGTTAGTTACTGTTGCAGTAAATGCCCAGCCGGCCATCAGGTTCGACCGGACAAGTTACAATTTTGGAAATGTAATTGAAGGGTCTTATCCTAAAACCACTTTTACATTTTACAACACAGGTAATGAAATTCTTCGGCTGAATGATGTAAGGGCAGGATGCGGCTGCACTTCCCCCGCATGGCCAAGAGGAGATATTGCTCCCGGTGACAGTGGCAAAATTGATGTTGTTTTTAATACCAACGGATATACTAATCGAGATTTTGCCAAGAGCGTATCGGTAACATCAAATGCCAAAAATGAGCCTCAGGTTACACTTTTTATCAGCGGACATGTCGTTCCTAAAAATGCAGCCCCTCCGCAGTATCCGTTTGTTTTATCAACCAATCATATTGATTATTCTGTCATTCAGCAGGGTAAAACAGCCTCCAGAACACTGGTGTTGAAAAACAACGGAGATTCAACCGTAAAAATAAACAGGTTTAGCTTTAATTGTCCCAATTGTCTGACTATTCAGGCAAATCCAATGACCATTGCCCCTAAAGACAGCGCTGTCATTACCATTACCTACAATGGAGCTGCCCATGATCCGAGAAATTTTATTGAAACCATTCGTATTTTTACCAATATTCCGGATAAAAATGCCGGCATTCTTGTTGAAAAAGGCGTAAGTGTTTATGGCGAGGTGGTGACCAAAGAAAAATACAAAGAGATTCAAAAAGCGAAGAAATTAGCAGAAAAAGAGCAGAAAAGTAAAAAATAGCTACCTGTTTTTTAATGCTGCATTAAAGGTTTTTATACATCTTTCCCTGGCAAAATTGTGATCAATGATGGGCTTGATATATTTATTGCCTGACCATTCCGGAACCCATCTTTTAATGTAAAGCTTATCAGTATCAAATTTTTCGGCCTGAGTAATTGGGTTAAAAATTCTGAAATAAGGAGCAGAATCGCAGCCACTGCCTGCTGCCCATTGCCAGTTGCCGTTGTTGGATGAAAGTTCAAAATCCATCAGTTTTGAAGCAAAATATGACTCGCCCCACCGCCAGTCAATTAACAGATGTTTTACCAGAAAGCTGGCTGTAATCATTCTTACCCTGTTGTGCATAGTCCCTGTTTCATTGAGTTGCCTCATGCCTGCATCCACGATAGGATAGCCTGTTTCACCTCTGCACCATCGTTCAAAATCCTTTTCATTGTTCAGCCAACTGATTTGATCATAGGCAGGGCGAAATGACTGGCTGACCACATGAGGAAAATGAGCAAGAATCTGCATAAAAAATTCCCGCCAGATCAGTTCATTCAACCAAGATTCTGAATAAATCAGAGCCGTTTCAACCAGTTTTCTGACACTGAGAGTTCCAAACCTCAGGTGAATGCTTACGCCTGAAGTGCCGTTTTTTACCGGAAAATTTCGCTCTTTTTCATAATTTGTCAGTAGTGCAGCGCTGAGATTATATGCCCATTCATTTTCATCGGTAACCATGGGGCAATTCAGTTCAGGAAATTCAAAAGGTTGTGTTTTCAGGAAATGATCCATTAACTTTTCAGAAGGGAAGTAAGGGATGGTGCCGGTTTTAAGTTTCTCCTTCCATTTTTTGCTGTATGGGGTAAAAACGGTATAAGGTTTTCCGTCAGGTTTTAAAATTTCATCTTTTTCGAAAATTACCTGATCTTTGAAGTCGTGAAAACCAATATGATAGGAATGAAGGAGTTGCCGGATTTTATGATCACGGTCAACTGCATAAGGTTCATAATCGCGGTTTGTATAGACAGCTGTTACAGGAAAACGTTGGATTAGGTTAAGAAAAGCATTTTCTGGAGTTCCTCTTAAAACAAGCAAAGAGCTACCATGTTTTTCCAGTTCAGTTTGAATTTTTTTAAGATAAAAGAGAATAAATGAGAGCCTTTTGTCTGTTTTTTCGTTGAGGTTGGAAATAATATGTTCGTCAAAAATAAATACAGGAAGAACAGCTAATCCGCTTTTTAGGGCATGGAACAATCCTGTATTATCAGAAAGCCTGAGGTCACGTCTGAACCAGAAAATATTTATGGATGAATTCAAAGCATTTTTAATGAATAACAAAAAACCTGCTTGTTTTGTTCCCCATTTTCAGGAGGTATAAACCATTTTCAAATTCAGAAACATTGATTTGAATTTTTGTTGCTTTATGAGTTTCTGTTTCTTTGATTTTCTTGCCCATCGTGTTAAAGATTTCTATTTTGTCCGGGAGAAATTCAGGAAGACATTCAACGGTAATGACCTGACAGGCAGGATTGGGAAAGATCAGGATTTTGTTGTCATTATGTTCAGCAATATAGCCAAATTCAATGTTTTGCTGATTGAAAGTTGGCGGCATGGGAATGAAATTTCCTGTTCCGTTCGGGTAACGGCCTAAGCTTATATCATCTTGCTGAGCTCCGAAATTCAGACTGTCAACCAATTGTTTACTGCTATCATAAAGCAGGACTTCTTCCCCTGATTTCGATAATTTGAAATTGACATGCAAACCGGGCTGTGTTTCATCTTCATCTGCCCAAAGTATCAGAAATGAATTGGCACGGATGAAAGTA
This portion of the Sphingobacteriales bacterium genome encodes:
- the upp gene encoding uracil phosphoribosyltransferase → MQINHLGKDHSLIGSFMAELRDVVIQQDKFRFRTNIERLGKILAYEVSKTLTFEPIKVKTPLGEKIVFVPKDKIVIASILRAGLPLHQGILSYFDKAENIFIAAYRKHTEGYDFDIQLDYVSGPSVEQKILILADPMLATASSLVKVYRTLTKETKPLHTHIVSVISAVQGIRLLENELKGENVSVWTCAIDEELDQKSYIVPGLGDAGDLAFGEKL
- the trmB gene encoding tRNA (guanosine(46)-N7)-methyltransferase TrmB — protein: MSRHKQRKFNELAGFENFYANPFSFKGVWSEKVFSNQRPITLELGCGKGEFSLQLGKQFPERNFIGIDLDGARLWRAAKNALAECLSNVAFIQMNIDKIEEAFAPGEVSEIWIPFPDPYPKPSKWKKRLISTVFLERYKKIIQNGSILHFKTDNSHLFDFGIKSIQESGYLIISQTNDLYHSPLQNEFNTIPSYFESIFMAKGESIKYVMFKFVDEK
- a CDS encoding hotdog fold thioesterase, with protein sequence MIDTSYPVEKLNMTNKNTLSESLGIEYIEVTPLYLKARMPVDSRTVQPLRLMHGGASAALAEMTGSMAAYLSIDRENYYCVGLEMKINHIKAVRSGYVFATATPLHQGFTTQVWQIDTRDENDERVAFSVLTMAIVPLDKISRSIIRDIFKQLD
- a CDS encoding histidine phosphatase family protein — its product is MTNQPGEKFIYLIRHGETDFNKKGYLQGSSIDASLNEKGRIQAEHFYHKYKNVSFDKIYTSVLKRSIESVQMFINQGIPHESFAELNEINWGEMEGKLLTPAAWIKLRRIARRWGQGYTNEKIRMGESPEDVARRQRKVLELILSRQSERNILICMHGRALRIFICLLMNLPISEMDKFPHSNLGLYLMKYDYQLKKAEILIRNEHHHEKSS
- a CDS encoding DUF1573 domain-containing protein; translation: MKKILVLPFVMLVSLVFAQENNPNANAVGPKIQFEEKSHDFGEITEGTYATFVFNFTNVGDKPLLLKDVRPSCGCTASEWTREPVMPGEKGMIKAVFNSNGYGGREFFKSITVTFNANENNTEVIFFKGKVKPKPAEPETPQSPVRIDK
- a CDS encoding DUF1573 domain-containing protein, translated to MKNILLAISIFVFLSGANAQQKTSATKSPKPDIYFENPSYDFGTINEGTSVEMTFKFFNSGKAPLLLKNVKPACGCTASDWPKEPIMPGKSGEIKATFHSNGYKGQNVHKSITVTTNVDDNGSDKVIVLYFKGFVK
- a CDS encoding DUF1573 domain-containing protein; protein product: MKAFFIIIAMLVTVAVNAQPAIRFDRTSYNFGNVIEGSYPKTTFTFYNTGNEILRLNDVRAGCGCTSPAWPRGDIAPGDSGKIDVVFNTNGYTNRDFAKSVSVTSNAKNEPQVTLFISGHVVPKNAAPPQYPFVLSTNHIDYSVIQQGKTASRTLVLKNNGDSTVKINRFSFNCPNCLTIQANPMTIAPKDSAVITITYNGAAHDPRNFIETIRIFTNIPDKNAGILVEKGVSVYGEVVTKEKYKEIQKAKKLAEKEQKSKK
- a CDS encoding deoxyribodipyrimidine photo-lyase; the protein is MNSSINIFWFRRDLRLSDNTGLFHALKSGLAVLPVFIFDEHIISNLNEKTDKRLSFILFYLKKIQTELEKHGSSLLVLRGTPENAFLNLIQRFPVTAVYTNRDYEPYAVDRDHKIRQLLHSYHIGFHDFKDQVIFEKDEILKPDGKPYTVFTPYSKKWKEKLKTGTIPYFPSEKLMDHFLKTQPFEFPELNCPMVTDENEWAYNLSAALLTNYEKERNFPVKNGTSGVSIHLRFGTLSVRKLVETALIYSESWLNELIWREFFMQILAHFPHVVSQSFRPAYDQISWLNNEKDFERWCRGETGYPIVDAGMRQLNETGTMHNRVRMITASFLVKHLLIDWRWGESYFASKLMDFELSSNNGNWQWAAGSGCDSAPYFRIFNPITQAEKFDTDKLYIKRWVPEWSGNKYIKPIIDHNFARERCIKTFNAALKNR